Below is a window of Sulfurisphaera ohwakuensis DNA.
TCAAAACTCATAACCAAGAGATGCAATTTCTTCCTAAAAAATTTTAATAATTTAAATAGGAGCTATATCTGTAATTATTTTTCTTTTACGTGAAGATTTGTTAAAAAGTTAAATATTAGATTGCGTAAAATTAAGTGTGAATACACTTGGAAAAATTCACTGATTATTTAATAATCGGAAGTGGGGTTGCTGGGTATCATGCACTAAAACAATTAGAAAATGAAAATGTAATCATGGTAACTTCTGATAAATATTACCCATATGATAGACCTCCATTATCAAAAGAATACCTCAGAGGAAAAATAGATAGAAATTCAATATTTTTTGAGAAACCAAATTATTATACCAAGGGAGAAAATATAAGGATTATACTGAATACTAGTGTTGAAAAAATTAATGTAAAGGAAAAAGAAGCAGAACTTAGTGATGGTACAGTAATCCATTTTGACAAAGCACTTATTGCTACTGGTGGTAGACCAAGAAAGCTAAAATTACCTGGAGAAGAGTTAGAGGGAATCCATTACCTCAGAACGCTAGATGAGTGTGACTCATTAAAACAAGAAAAGGGTAAAGAAGCTGTTATAATAGGCGGTGGCTTTATCGGTATAGAAGTCGCTTCTAGCCTTACAATGTTAGGTGTAAAAACTACAGTAATAGAGGTTAAATCATATATTTGGAATACACTTGTGGATGAAAAAATTTCGAGACTAATACAAAGTTATTTTGAAAAGCACGGGGTTAATTTCGTGCTAAATGAAGGAGTAAAAGAGTTCGTGGGAGATAAAAGAGTAAGTAAAGTTATTACTGAAGGAGGTAAAACTCTAAATGCAGACTTTGTATTAATAGCCATAGGTATTGTCCCTAACATAGAAATAGCTCAGAAAAGTGGAATAGAAGTAGATAACGGAATTATAGCTAATGAATATCTTGAAACTTCAGCTAAAGATATTTACGTTGCTGGTGATGTAGCAAATATATATGACCCAGCTATAGGTAAAAGGAGAAGGATAGAACATTGGAATAATGCAGAATATACCGGAAAATTAGCCGCTAAAAATATGTTAGGAAAGAGGGAGAAGTATAACTTCTTATCAACTATTTGGTCAGATATATTCGACTTACATATAGAGTCTGGTGGTGATACAATGGATTATGATGAGTACATAATTAGAGGCAACTTCTCTGTGGATAATCCTAATTTCAATGTAATATACTTGAAAGGAGGGGTTATAAAGGGTTATGTGGCTATAAATAGAGATTATGAAGAACTTTCAGCATTAAATAAACTAATAGTTTCAAAGGTTGATGTTAGTAATAAGAAAAATGAATTAAAGGACGAAAAATATGACCTAAGTAAATTAAGTTTATAAAGAATGTTTCGCTCTATTTTTTATGTATATTGAAGGATTACGTGCTGTTAACGGTGAAGGAGAATACATAAATGACTTACCAGACTTAGCTGGCACATTATACATGGCTATTTACAGAAGTCCTATCGCACACGGAAAAATAAAGAAAATAGATCTTAGCGACGTCAAACTTCACGGTGGTATTGCTTTTGGACCAGAAGAATTAAGTAAAGTTATTGTAAATCCTTTTCCTAATACTGTGGACTTACCAATAAAATATTATCCTTTTGCGAAAGATAAGGTTAGATTTGTGGGTGAACCGATAGCTGTAGTTTTAGCCAAAGATTATTATAAGGCTATTGATTTACTAGATTATGTAAACGTTGAAATCGAAGAATTACCAACTGTTATCACAATTGAGGATTCTTTAAAAAACGAGGTTTTATTACATGAAGAGGTAAAAACGAATATAGCGATGCATAAAATTATGAGATTTGGGAATATAGAAAGAGCTTTTTCCGAATCACCTATCGTTATTTCACATATATTCAAATTCGGAAGACACTCAGCATTACCCCTTGAGACTTACGGTATATTGGCTAGATTTAATGATGAACTAGAGGTTTGGGCAAATATACAAGGACCTATGCTACAAGTTTATTTCCTTAGTAGGGCACTTAATATACCTATAAATAAGATTAAATTATTTTCACCCAGAGATATAGGTGGGAGTTTTGGAAACAAATATTCTCTTTATCCATATATTACTTTAGCTGCAGCAGCATCAAAATTAACGGGAAAACCTATTAGATGGTTTGAAAGTAGAGCTGAAAGCTTTATAGCTAGTTCGGCAGGAGGGGAAAGAAGAGGAAATGTTGAAATTGCAGCAACGAAAGATGGGGTAATAAAAGGTGTACGATACACTTTTTATGAAGATGTTGGGGCATATGTTAGACCTCCTGAGCCTGGAGTGCTATTTAGAGTTCAAGGTAATTTGAACGGGGCTTATGATATTAGGGCTATTGAAGCTGAATATTACGTAGTTTTAACTAATAAGTCTCCTACTGGTTTAAATAGGGGTTATGGAGCGCCCCCATTTTATTTTGCCTTGGAGACTGCAGTTGATAAACTTGCTGACGAAGTTGGAATTGATCCTCTGGAATTAAGGTTAAAGAATTTAATAAAAGTTTTTGATAAAGAGATTAACGGACAAAGATTTTATGAAACAATTTCAGGAGGGCTTTACCCAGAACAAGACTACGTTAAGGTTGTGAAAGCTATTGAAGAGGAGTATAAGAAATGGAAGAATATGAAAGACGTAGGAGTTGGTATAGCTGTGATCGTAGAGCCTAGTGGAACAAATTTGGCTTATGTGGATTTAGCATTAAATAAAATAAGGAATCCTCATTCAGCCTCTAGTGACTATGTCACTATAGCTCTTAACCCAGACGGTTCAGTATCTGTATTTGTTAATGGTACTAATGAGGGTTTGGGGCATGAGACTACAATAGCTGAATTTATTTCAAAAGAGCTTGGGATAGATGAAAGTCTTATTCATGTGGAAAATAGGGTTGATACTACACAGCCTTGGAACTTGGCTAGTGGTAGTTATTCAAGTAGATTTGCACCAATCGTAATGAGTGCAGTAAAGAATGGGGTAGATGAGCTTAAGAAAAGATTAGCAGAATTAGCTAAAAAGTATCTAGAAACTGAAGAGATAATATTTGAAAATGGAAGATTTTATGATGCTAAGAACAAGGAAAAGTATGTAGATATTAAGAGATTAGTCTCAGCTTACCATTGGAACCCATCTGAATTTAATTATGATAAAGCTCTCTCTGTTACCTCATACTTTTATTCTCCCCTTCTAAAACCTTCTCAAGATAATAAGATAAATTCTTCCTTAGGATATGCTATTCAAGCCCATTTAGCTATTGTAAAAAGGGATGAGGTTACTGGTGAATTTAAAATAGTTAAGTACGTCATTTCACATGACGCTGGGAGAATATTAAATAAGAATTTACTTGAAGGGCAAATGTACGGAGGACTTTTACATGGTATTGCGTTAACATTTTATGAGGAATTGAAATATGATGAAAGAGGAAATCCTTTAGTAACCCTCTTTGATTCTTATGAATCGCCAACTTTATCTGAAGTTATAGATACACAAGTTGAGTTCATTCATTTTGAAACTCCAGCAAAATATATTCCTACTGGTTCATATGGGGGTGGAGAAGGACCAATAATGGCGGCTCCAGCTGCATTGGCTAATGCAATCTCAAGGCTTATAGGAAAAAGAATAAGTGAAGTGCCTATTAGGGTGATTGAATGAGCTTTGTGTTAGGTATTCCTAAAAAGTTTAAGTACATTAAGGTTAACTCTCTTGATGAAGCCTTAGAGTTACTTAGAGATGGATCAAAAGTATTAGCTGGTGGTCAAAGCTTATTACCGCTATTAAAATTAAGAATACTCGACGTTGATACTCTTATAGATATAAAGAATTTAGATTTAAGGGGCGTAAAGGAAAATGAAAAAGAAATTGAGATTTACTCATTAACCACTCATAATGAAGTTGCTTCGAAAGTTAAACTACTCTCTAAAGCGGCTTTCACAATTGCTGATTTTCAAGTTAGGAATAAAGGAACTATAGGAGGCTCATTAGCACACGCTGATCCTTCAAGTAATTACTATCCGGCGTTACTAACACTAGATGCTAAAGTTAAGGTAAAGTCTAAAAAAGGCGAAAGAGAGATAAAAGTTTCAGATTTATACTTATCACCTTACACTACTTCCATAAGAGAAGATGAAATAATAACTAGTATTATTATCCCTAAGAAGAAAGAGTTAAACTTCACTTACGAAGTTTATAAGAGAGGTGGCTCTGCATATCCTACAGCTATAGTTGCAGTTGCTATTGAGGGAAATAAATATAAGGTTAGCTTTGGTGGAATAACCGAGAAACCTACTCTATTTGAAGGTAAAGTTGAAGGTGAAAGTACTATCAAAAATGTTATTGAAAGGTTAAGAAAGGAAAAAATCATTTCAGATATTCACGCTGATAGTAGTACTAGATTAAAAATAGCCGAAAGGCTGTTTGTGAACGCTTTTTTAAAGGCTTTAAAAGGAGTCTCAGATAAACTCGATATTCCAAATATTGAGAATAAATGGAAAAGTGATATGATAAGAGGCGAAGAAACGGTTACAGTTAGAATGAAAGTTAATGATTTTGAAGTAGAAGATGAGGTTGAACCT
It encodes the following:
- a CDS encoding NAD(P)/FAD-dependent oxidoreductase, translating into MEKFTDYLIIGSGVAGYHALKQLENENVIMVTSDKYYPYDRPPLSKEYLRGKIDRNSIFFEKPNYYTKGENIRIILNTSVEKINVKEKEAELSDGTVIHFDKALIATGGRPRKLKLPGEELEGIHYLRTLDECDSLKQEKGKEAVIIGGGFIGIEVASSLTMLGVKTTVIEVKSYIWNTLVDEKISRLIQSYFEKHGVNFVLNEGVKEFVGDKRVSKVITEGGKTLNADFVLIAIGIVPNIEIAQKSGIEVDNGIIANEYLETSAKDIYVAGDVANIYDPAIGKRRRIEHWNNAEYTGKLAAKNMLGKREKYNFLSTIWSDIFDLHIESGGDTMDYDEYIIRGNFSVDNPNFNVIYLKGGVIKGYVAINRDYEELSALNKLIVSKVDVSNKKNELKDEKYDLSKLSL
- a CDS encoding FAD binding domain-containing protein, translating into MSFVLGIPKKFKYIKVNSLDEALELLRDGSKVLAGGQSLLPLLKLRILDVDTLIDIKNLDLRGVKENEKEIEIYSLTTHNEVASKVKLLSKAAFTIADFQVRNKGTIGGSLAHADPSSNYYPALLTLDAKVKVKSKKGEREIKVSDLYLSPYTTSIREDEIITSIIIPKKKELNFTYEVYKRGGSAYPTAIVAVAIEGNKYKVSFGGITEKPTLFEGKVEGESTIKNVIERLRKEKIISDIHADSSTRLKIAERLFVNAFLKALKGVSDKLDIPNIENKWKSDMIRGEETVTVRMKVNDFEVEDEVEPRTLLLDFLRRNGYKEVKRGCDEGKCGACTVIINGKAVKSCLTLAVEVAGSDIRTVKGLSDIKPIKDSFLENFAMQCGYCTHGFLMVTYDYLKRVGKKDDELLKYSIKNICRCTGYFNIIKAIKSSSLSQ
- a CDS encoding xanthine dehydrogenase family protein molybdopterin-binding subunit; the protein is MYIEGLRAVNGEGEYINDLPDLAGTLYMAIYRSPIAHGKIKKIDLSDVKLHGGIAFGPEELSKVIVNPFPNTVDLPIKYYPFAKDKVRFVGEPIAVVLAKDYYKAIDLLDYVNVEIEELPTVITIEDSLKNEVLLHEEVKTNIAMHKIMRFGNIERAFSESPIVISHIFKFGRHSALPLETYGILARFNDELEVWANIQGPMLQVYFLSRALNIPINKIKLFSPRDIGGSFGNKYSLYPYITLAAAASKLTGKPIRWFESRAESFIASSAGGERRGNVEIAATKDGVIKGVRYTFYEDVGAYVRPPEPGVLFRVQGNLNGAYDIRAIEAEYYVVLTNKSPTGLNRGYGAPPFYFALETAVDKLADEVGIDPLELRLKNLIKVFDKEINGQRFYETISGGLYPEQDYVKVVKAIEEEYKKWKNMKDVGVGIAVIVEPSGTNLAYVDLALNKIRNPHSASSDYVTIALNPDGSVSVFVNGTNEGLGHETTIAEFISKELGIDESLIHVENRVDTTQPWNLASGSYSSRFAPIVMSAVKNGVDELKKRLAELAKKYLETEEIIFENGRFYDAKNKEKYVDIKRLVSAYHWNPSEFNYDKALSVTSYFYSPLLKPSQDNKINSSLGYAIQAHLAIVKRDEVTGEFKIVKYVISHDAGRILNKNLLEGQMYGGLLHGIALTFYEELKYDERGNPLVTLFDSYESPTLSEVIDTQVEFIHFETPAKYIPTGSYGGGEGPIMAAPAALANAISRLIGKRISEVPIRVIE